The proteins below are encoded in one region of Limnohabitans sp. 63ED37-2:
- a CDS encoding septation protein A: MKLLLDFFPILLFFGAYKMADIYTATAVLMGATVLQTAIIYKMDGKLQTMHKITLVLVLGFGALTLSLHDERFIKWKPTLLYSGLAIALAVAHWFLKKNFLHMLLGTQLQLPHAVWNRLNLSWMLYCVFMAAINAYVAHYFSTEDWVNFKLWGYVFPLVFILGQGLYISRYLPKDEGDQK; the protein is encoded by the coding sequence ATGAAACTCCTCCTCGACTTTTTTCCCATCCTGCTGTTCTTTGGTGCGTACAAGATGGCCGACATCTACACCGCCACAGCGGTGCTGATGGGCGCGACCGTCTTGCAAACCGCCATCATTTACAAAATGGACGGCAAGCTGCAGACCATGCACAAGATCACGCTGGTGCTGGTGCTGGGCTTTGGTGCCCTCACCTTGAGCCTGCACGATGAGCGCTTCATCAAGTGGAAACCCACCTTGTTGTACTCGGGCCTGGCCATCGCCTTGGCTGTGGCCCACTGGTTTTTGAAGAAAAACTTCCTGCACATGCTGCTGGGCACGCAACTGCAGTTGCCCCACGCTGTGTGGAACCGCCTGAACCTGTCGTGGATGCTGTACTGCGTGTTCATGGCCGCCATCAACGCCTATGTGGCCCACTACTTCAGCACCGAAGACTGGGTGAACTTCAAACTTTGGGGTTATGTCTTCCCGCTGGTCTTCATCCTCGGCCAAGGGCTTTACATTTCGCGCTACTTGCCCAAAGACGAAGGTGACCAGAAATGA
- a CDS encoding BolA family protein has protein sequence MSTQTLPLSAQIHARLTERLQPTALRVIDESAQHAGHVGANDSGEGTHMRVCIASPLFAGIGRVQRHRLVYDALQDFIDQGLHALAIELI, from the coding sequence ATGAGCACCCAAACTTTACCCCTGAGCGCCCAAATCCACGCCCGCTTGACCGAGCGCCTGCAGCCCACCGCGCTGCGTGTGATCGATGAAAGCGCTCAGCATGCGGGCCACGTGGGCGCCAACGACAGTGGCGAAGGCACCCACATGCGGGTGTGCATTGCCTCGCCTTTGTTTGCTGGCATCGGCCGCGTTCAGCGCCATCGCCTTGTGTATGATGCGCTGCAAGATTTCATTGACCAAGGCTTGCACGCTTTGGCCATCGAGCTGATCTGA
- a CDS encoding peptidylprolyl isomerase: MKKQMLSAAMVALLASPVLAQNLAVVNGKPVPSSRVKALQQQVEASGRPVTPEVMAQIKEELIAREVFMQEARKRGLDASDDYKSQLELARQTILIRQLFADFQKKNPVTDADIKAEYDKFAKENGGKEYRARHILVETESDAKALIAEIKKGGSFEELAKKASKDPGSGANGGDLDWAAAGSYVPEFSDAMVKLAKGQMTDAPIKSQFGFHIIRVDDVREAQLPKLDEVKPQISQQLQQQKLAKFQEDLRAKAKIQ; this comes from the coding sequence ATGAAAAAGCAAATGCTCAGCGCCGCTATGGTGGCCTTGCTGGCGTCCCCCGTTCTGGCGCAAAACCTGGCTGTGGTCAACGGCAAGCCTGTACCTTCTTCGCGCGTGAAAGCGCTTCAGCAGCAGGTCGAGGCTTCAGGCCGCCCGGTCACCCCCGAAGTGATGGCCCAGATCAAGGAAGAGCTGATCGCCCGCGAAGTCTTCATGCAAGAGGCCCGCAAGCGCGGCCTCGACGCCAGTGACGATTACAAATCACAGCTGGAACTGGCTCGCCAGACGATTCTGATTCGTCAGTTGTTTGCCGACTTCCAAAAGAAAAACCCTGTCACTGACGCCGACATCAAGGCTGAGTACGACAAGTTCGCCAAGGAAAACGGCGGCAAGGAATACCGCGCCCGCCATATCTTGGTGGAGACCGAATCCGATGCCAAAGCTTTGATCGCCGAGATCAAAAAAGGCGGTAGCTTTGAAGAGTTGGCCAAAAAGGCCTCCAAAGATCCAGGCTCCGGCGCCAACGGTGGTGACCTGGATTGGGCCGCAGCCGGCAGCTATGTGCCCGAGTTCTCTGACGCCATGGTGAAATTGGCCAAGGGCCAAATGACCGACGCGCCCATCAAGAGCCAGTTTGGTTTCCACATCATCCGTGTGGACGATGTGCGTGAGGCCCAGTTGCCCAAGCTCGACGAGGTCAAGCCTCAGATTTCCCAACAATTGCAGCAGCAAAAACTGGCCAAGTTCCAGGAAGACCTTCGCGCCAAAGCCAAGATCCAGTGA
- a CDS encoding peptidase U32 family protein codes for MQPHHLELLAPARTFDIGIEAINHGADAVYIGGPSFGARSTADNSVQDIAKLVHYAHRFHSRIFVTLNTILRDDELEGARKLAWQLYDAGVDALIIQDMGLLEIDMPPIQLHASTQTDIRTPEKAKFLQDSGLSQIVLARELTLPQISAIRDVIDTERTVIEFFVHGALCVAYSGQCFISHAHTGRSANRGDCSQACRLPYEVKDAQGRIVAHDKHVLSMKDNNQSENLRDLVDAGIRSFKIEGRYKDMAYVKNITAHYRKLFDEVLTERPELAASSHGRTTFSFEPDPNQNFNREFTDYFVQGRKEDIGAFDTPKNPGQTIGWVSKVTPEHVEITTDDPATELHNGDGLCYYDLQKELVGLQINRAEATKAKGVWKLFPKDPMDGFKDLRKGVQVNRNRDMSWVRTLDKKSAERRMGVWMQLVENDKGLQLTLTDEAGHTGSAQMAIAWQEPKDAGQAEDKLKTALGKLGDTLFEPLDVQVALPRPWFVPPSQLNALRRDAVQALETARAEGLHRLPRAVPVEPPVPYPEDTLTYLANVFNQKARDFYAKHGVKVIAAAYEAQEELGEVSLMITKHCVRFSLSLCPKQAKGVTGVQGTVKAEPMQLINGKEKLTLRFDCKPCEMHVVGKIKKSVLNAVPESPVQFYKSRPIVGLH; via the coding sequence ATGCAGCCCCACCACCTCGAACTCCTCGCCCCCGCCCGCACCTTCGACATCGGCATCGAAGCCATCAACCATGGCGCCGATGCGGTCTACATTGGTGGGCCTTCTTTTGGAGCGCGGTCCACGGCAGACAACTCGGTGCAAGACATCGCCAAGCTGGTGCACTACGCGCACCGCTTTCACAGCCGAATTTTTGTCACGCTCAACACCATCTTGCGTGACGACGAGCTCGAAGGTGCCCGTAAACTGGCTTGGCAGTTGTACGACGCAGGTGTCGACGCGCTCATCATCCAAGACATGGGCTTGCTCGAGATCGACATGCCGCCGATCCAGCTGCACGCCAGTACGCAAACCGACATCCGCACGCCCGAAAAAGCCAAGTTCTTGCAAGACTCAGGTTTGAGCCAGATCGTGCTCGCCCGCGAACTCACGCTGCCGCAGATCAGTGCGATCCGTGACGTGATCGACACCGAGCGCACGGTGATTGAATTTTTTGTACACGGCGCTTTGTGTGTCGCATACAGTGGCCAGTGCTTCATCAGCCACGCCCACACCGGGCGCAGCGCCAACCGGGGTGACTGCTCTCAAGCCTGCCGCTTGCCCTACGAAGTCAAAGACGCACAAGGTCGCATCGTGGCGCACGACAAGCATGTGCTGAGCATGAAGGACAACAACCAGAGCGAGAACCTGCGCGATCTGGTGGACGCGGGCATCCGCAGCTTCAAAATCGAAGGCCGCTACAAAGACATGGCCTATGTGAAAAACATCACGGCCCATTACCGCAAGCTGTTTGACGAAGTGTTGACCGAACGCCCCGAACTGGCGGCGTCTTCACATGGCCGCACCACCTTCAGTTTTGAGCCCGATCCGAACCAGAACTTCAACCGCGAGTTCACCGACTACTTTGTGCAAGGCCGCAAAGAAGACATCGGCGCTTTTGACACGCCCAAAAACCCCGGCCAAACCATCGGTTGGGTGAGCAAGGTCACGCCCGAGCACGTTGAGATCACCACCGACGACCCGGCCACCGAGCTGCACAACGGCGATGGCCTGTGCTACTACGACCTGCAAAAAGAGCTGGTGGGCTTGCAGATCAACCGCGCTGAAGCCACCAAGGCCAAGGGCGTTTGGAAACTCTTCCCCAAAGACCCGATGGACGGCTTCAAGGACTTGAGAAAAGGCGTTCAGGTCAACCGCAACCGTGACATGAGCTGGGTGCGCACGCTGGACAAAAAGTCTGCTGAGCGCCGAATGGGCGTGTGGATGCAGTTGGTCGAAAATGACAAGGGCCTGCAACTGACCTTGACCGACGAAGCAGGCCATACCGGCTCTGCCCAAATGGCCATTGCCTGGCAAGAGCCCAAAGACGCCGGGCAAGCGGAAGACAAACTCAAAACCGCCTTGGGCAAACTGGGCGACACCCTGTTTGAGCCGCTGGATGTTCAAGTTGCCCTGCCCCGCCCCTGGTTTGTGCCGCCTTCCCAGCTCAACGCCTTGCGCCGCGACGCCGTGCAAGCCCTGGAAACAGCCCGCGCGGAAGGCTTGCATCGCCTGCCGCGTGCGGTGCCGGTGGAGCCGCCTGTGCCCTATCCCGAGGACACCCTGACCTACCTGGCCAATGTCTTCAACCAGAAAGCCCGTGACTTTTACGCCAAGCACGGCGTCAAGGTGATCGCTGCCGCCTATGAGGCGCAAGAAGAGTTGGGCGAAGTCAGCCTGATGATCACCAAACACTGTGTGCGTTTTAGCCTCAGCCTGTGCCCCAAACAGGCCAAAGGCGTGACCGGCGTGCAAGGTACGGTGAAGGCCGAGCCCATGCAACTCATCAATGGCAAGGAAAAACTCACCCTGCGTTTTGACTGCAAACCTTGCGAAATGCATGTGGTCGGCAAGATCAAGAAGTCGGTGCTGAATGCGGTGCCGGAAAGCCCTGTTCAGTTCTACAAATCAAGGCCGATCGTCGGACTTCACTGA
- a CDS encoding cystatin domain-containing protein: MGGAWAPADAFSPEVQEAARFAVQTFAVQNKARVLYKDVTQARQQVVAGLNFELQLQVTLDGTSRSVSATVWRQPDGSYRLRAWEWLD; this comes from the coding sequence GTGGGAGGTGCTTGGGCACCAGCGGATGCTTTCAGCCCCGAGGTGCAAGAAGCCGCCCGTTTTGCGGTTCAGACTTTTGCCGTTCAAAACAAGGCGAGGGTGCTTTACAAAGACGTGACCCAAGCCCGCCAGCAGGTGGTGGCAGGTCTGAACTTCGAACTTCAGCTGCAGGTAACGCTCGATGGCACCAGCCGTAGCGTCAGCGCCACGGTTTGGCGCCAGCCTGATGGCAGCTATCGACTCCGAGCTTGGGAGTGGCTGGACTGA
- a CDS encoding DEAD/DEAH box helicase produces the protein MKSTNTAQWFPPSQLSFYFDQGAWSRGTTLYLQDQVLCSQLTPDGDGWRLQGQVQGNDAHPYTVNAELRVSAGGNLSEWRSGCTCPVGRYCKHGAALGILASMQGLALLDEWGPDGPSAEVLERRSQMEKERALSHAEYQVRDWLNRLENANGPSAYALPGSTHDQFVYSLSVVQTAYKPVFHLAVKRAAQKRNGEWGKTKKLSSEPSAHDPIWQTSSPLDRDIFDLLKACPPASSFSSYGFQAEVKLHGMPGKLLLQLCSQTGRLVSDDGIPLRWQDAPEALVGTWREVKSEDHQPDGWQLSMQPQRPGVVFGLNQPPFFMDTAQGLCGPLDTQGLSANELQVLTNSPVMPESVAFKFQNQLLERLGPVPLPPVIQKMPEIRDVKPRAVLDIAPAHPADRGLQGLFLAELTFDYDGHRGFWPGTQNRVLVGQGLQARMLLRDLPSERKACEAIAALGLITFDANMLVLPPEQSQQRWLEWVENDFAPLRQAGLDVNFISGGTSWLRQADDVHIDLSGDAEAPETSPWFDLSLGMDIDGERVNILPWVPTILTTLAKISHATAEGDKAALPPYLYLPDLQGEGFVKLPTAKIAPWLSTLMELVSERGRDWGGDEMRLSRLDALRTAASLGEGVTWAGAQSLMNLVQQMRGLDSLPEVPVPASLKATLRPYQQQGLNWLQFLRTHHLAGILADDMGLGKTLQTLAHILTEKEAGRLTQPALIVAPVSLLGNWQREAARFCPSLRNHIHHGLSRHETAQDLSGFDIVLTPYSLLHRDRELWIAIDWHLLVLDEAQNIKNANTHAAQTVGDIPAKHRLCLSGTPMENHLGELWSLFHFLMPGFLGSQKRFVELFRNPIERQGNSEKMDQLRKRITPFMLRRTKDVVASELPPKIETLMPVPLQGQQADLYETIRLGMEKTVRDALNAQGLAKSQITILDALLKLRQVCCDPRLLKLGAASQVQQSAKLEQLLDMLPEMVAEGRKILLFSQFTHMLSLIEQELPRLGIPWVKLTGQSKNRDAIIDQFTSGQVPLFLISLKAGGVGLNLPQADTVIHYDPWWNPAVENQATDRAHRIGQTQSVWVLKLVAQGTIEERMLALQERKAQLAQDMYAGAVQRKEPLFGESDLNELFKPLG, from the coding sequence ATGAAGTCCACCAACACCGCTCAGTGGTTCCCACCCTCGCAACTGTCTTTTTACTTTGACCAGGGTGCTTGGTCACGCGGCACGACCTTGTACTTGCAAGACCAAGTCTTGTGTTCTCAACTGACCCCCGATGGCGATGGATGGCGTTTACAGGGTCAGGTTCAAGGCAACGATGCACACCCCTACACGGTCAATGCCGAGCTGCGGGTCAGTGCGGGTGGCAACTTGAGCGAGTGGCGCAGTGGCTGCACCTGTCCGGTGGGGCGTTATTGCAAGCACGGTGCAGCGTTGGGCATCTTGGCTTCGATGCAGGGCTTGGCCCTCCTCGACGAATGGGGGCCCGATGGTCCATCGGCCGAAGTCCTGGAGCGCCGCTCCCAAATGGAAAAAGAGCGGGCCCTGAGCCACGCCGAATACCAGGTCCGCGACTGGCTGAACCGGCTGGAAAATGCCAACGGCCCAAGCGCTTACGCCTTGCCCGGCAGCACGCACGACCAATTTGTGTACAGCTTGTCCGTTGTCCAAACCGCTTACAAGCCTGTGTTCCATTTGGCCGTGAAACGGGCCGCACAAAAGCGCAATGGCGAGTGGGGTAAAACCAAAAAGCTCAGCAGTGAACCCTCGGCGCACGATCCGATCTGGCAAACCAGCAGCCCGCTGGACCGCGATATTTTTGACCTGTTGAAAGCTTGTCCGCCTGCCAGCAGTTTCAGCTCGTACGGGTTTCAGGCCGAGGTCAAGCTGCACGGCATGCCTGGCAAATTGTTGTTGCAGCTGTGCAGCCAAACCGGTCGTTTGGTGTCAGACGATGGCATCCCTTTGCGCTGGCAAGACGCCCCCGAAGCCTTGGTGGGAACCTGGCGCGAAGTCAAGAGCGAAGACCACCAGCCCGATGGCTGGCAGCTGAGCATGCAGCCGCAGCGCCCGGGCGTGGTGTTTGGTCTGAACCAACCGCCTTTTTTCATGGACACAGCTCAAGGCCTGTGTGGACCTTTGGACACGCAGGGCTTAAGCGCCAACGAGCTGCAAGTCTTGACCAACTCGCCTGTGATGCCTGAAAGTGTGGCCTTCAAGTTTCAAAACCAGTTGCTCGAACGTTTGGGCCCGGTGCCTTTGCCACCTGTGATCCAAAAGATGCCCGAAATTCGGGACGTCAAGCCCCGTGCCGTGCTCGACATTGCGCCCGCGCACCCGGCAGACCGCGGCTTACAGGGCTTGTTTTTGGCCGAATTGACGTTTGACTACGACGGCCACCGCGGCTTTTGGCCGGGCACACAAAACCGCGTCCTGGTAGGGCAGGGTTTACAAGCGCGGATGTTGCTGCGCGACCTGCCCAGCGAGCGCAAAGCCTGCGAGGCCATCGCTGCCCTGGGCCTGATCACTTTCGATGCCAACATGCTGGTGTTGCCGCCCGAGCAGTCGCAGCAGCGCTGGCTGGAGTGGGTTGAGAACGACTTTGCACCGCTGCGCCAAGCGGGTCTGGACGTGAACTTCATCTCGGGGGGGACCTCATGGTTGCGCCAAGCCGACGACGTGCACATCGACTTGTCGGGTGACGCTGAAGCACCGGAAACCTCACCCTGGTTTGACTTGTCGCTGGGCATGGACATCGATGGCGAACGCGTGAACATCTTGCCTTGGGTGCCCACGATTTTGACGACCCTTGCAAAAATCAGCCACGCAACAGCCGAGGGCGACAAGGCAGCCTTGCCGCCGTATTTGTACCTTCCCGACTTGCAAGGCGAGGGCTTTGTGAAACTGCCCACCGCCAAGATCGCGCCTTGGCTGAGCACCCTGATGGAGCTGGTGTCAGAGCGTGGGCGTGATTGGGGTGGTGATGAAATGCGCCTGTCGCGCTTGGATGCGCTGCGAACGGCCGCATCTTTGGGCGAAGGTGTGACTTGGGCGGGCGCTCAAAGTCTGATGAATCTGGTGCAGCAAATGCGTGGCCTCGACAGCCTGCCCGAGGTGCCCGTACCCGCCAGCTTGAAAGCGACTTTGCGACCTTACCAGCAGCAGGGCCTCAATTGGTTGCAGTTTTTGCGCACGCACCATCTGGCGGGCATCTTGGCCGATGACATGGGCCTGGGCAAAACCTTGCAGACCTTGGCGCACATCCTGACCGAGAAAGAAGCGGGTCGGCTCACGCAGCCAGCACTGATCGTGGCCCCGGTGAGTTTGCTCGGCAACTGGCAGCGTGAAGCGGCCCGCTTTTGCCCCAGCCTGCGCAACCATATCCACCATGGCCTGTCGCGCCATGAGACGGCGCAAGACCTGAGCGGTTTCGACATTGTCCTGACCCCTTACTCTTTGTTACACCGTGACCGCGAGTTGTGGATAGCCATCGATTGGCACCTGCTGGTGTTGGACGAAGCCCAAAACATCAAGAATGCCAATACCCACGCTGCGCAAACCGTGGGCGACATCCCGGCCAAGCACCGCCTGTGCTTGTCGGGCACGCCCATGGAAAACCACTTGGGCGAGTTGTGGAGCCTGTTCCACTTTTTGATGCCCGGCTTTTTGGGCAGCCAAAAACGCTTTGTCGAGCTGTTTCGCAACCCCATCGAGCGCCAAGGCAACAGCGAAAAAATGGATCAGCTGCGCAAGCGCATCACGCCCTTCATGCTGCGCCGCACCAAAGACGTGGTGGCCAGCGAGCTGCCACCCAAAATCGAAACGCTCATGCCTGTGCCGCTGCAAGGCCAACAGGCGGACCTGTACGAAACCATCCGTTTGGGCATGGAAAAAACTGTGCGGGATGCGCTGAACGCGCAGGGATTGGCCAAATCTCAAATCACGATTCTGGATGCGCTGCTCAAACTGCGCCAAGTGTGTTGCGACCCGCGCCTGCTCAAACTGGGCGCAGCCAGTCAGGTGCAGCAATCGGCCAAACTGGAGCAACTTCTGGACATGTTGCCCGAGATGGTGGCAGAAGGACGGAAAATTTTGCTGTTCTCGCAATTCACCCACATGCTGAGTTTGATCGAGCAAGAGTTGCCGCGCTTGGGCATCCCCTGGGTCAAGCTCACGGGCCAAAGCAAAAACCGCGACGCCATCATTGACCAATTCACCAGTGGGCAGGTGCCATTGTTCCTCATCAGCCTCAAAGCCGGGGGTGTGGGGCTGAACCTGCCACAGGCCGACACGGTGATCCATTACGATCCTTGGTGGAACCCAGCTGTAGAAAACCAAGCCACTGACCGTGCCCACCGCATCGGCCAAACCCAAAGCGTGTGGGTGCTCAAACTCGTGGCCCAAGGCACGATTGAAGAACGCATGCTGGCCCTGCAAGAGCGCAAAGCGCAACTGGCGCAAGACATGTACGCGGGTGCGGTGCAGCGCAAAGAGCCGCTGTTTGGTGAGTCGGACCTGAACGAGTTGTTCAAACCCTTGGGTTGA